One Polaribacter sp. KT25b DNA segment encodes these proteins:
- a CDS encoding papain-like cysteine protease family protein gives MKKVTGIIILMFIGINLNAQSCKQYGNNYFGCGVPTNEFEYMRATSVNGGSQMQSNWCWAACIQMTLNYHGLYVSQVDVVRKIYGFSNSNRPANERQILNALSGWAADNRGRFSSINAYGGYTSVQEIISGLSKKWPLIVGLSNSNGGIGHAYVMTGIYYSNRYDNFGNVIGIIPDKVVLRDPWPLNDSRQEMSWNEFQRRAFMGVKVWVNRM, from the coding sequence ATGAAAAAAGTAACAGGAATTATTATCTTAATGTTTATTGGTATAAATTTAAATGCACAATCGTGTAAACAATACGGTAATAATTATTTCGGTTGCGGAGTTCCAACCAATGAATTTGAATATATGCGAGCAACTTCTGTTAATGGAGGTTCTCAAATGCAATCTAATTGGTGTTGGGCTGCTTGTATTCAAATGACATTAAATTATCATGGATTATATGTTTCACAAGTTGATGTTGTTAGAAAAATATATGGTTTTTCTAACTCAAACAGACCTGCTAACGAACGACAAATTTTAAATGCTTTGTCTGGTTGGGCTGCTGATAATAGAGGTAGATTTTCTTCAATAAATGCTTATGGAGGCTATACAAGTGTCCAAGAAATTATAAGCGGACTATCGAAAAAGTGGCCATTAATTGTGGGACTTTCAAATTCCAACGGAGGAATTGGACACGCATATGTTATGACAGGAATATATTATTCTAACAGGTATGATAATTTTGGAAATGTTATTGGTATAATACCAGACAAAGTAGTTTTAAGAGATCCTTGGCCTTTAAATGATTCAAGACAAGAAATGAGTTGGAATGAATTTCAAAGAAGAGCATTTATGGGAGTTAAGGTTTGGGTTAATCGAATGTAA
- a CDS encoding 2'-5' RNA ligase family protein has product MNLKEHYSKLYKESIKNICVGKYRIDNLIDSKGDKRFGITLLVRPSNDVKEKIEKLILELKKTEPNQYYYPNSDIHITVMSIISCYDGFNIENIELSKYIELIKKCLPTKKNIEVNFKGLTASTSCIMVQGFLNNNLLNEIRDNLRFEFKKSELEQSLDKRYSIETAHSTIVRFRNQLNKKESFLKIIEDYVDFDFGTFEITKIELVYNDWYQRKKLVKKLYEFEI; this is encoded by the coding sequence GTGAATCTTAAAGAACATTATAGTAAATTATATAAAGAATCAATAAAAAATATCTGTGTTGGAAAATACAGAATTGATAATTTAATTGACTCAAAGGGCGACAAAAGATTTGGAATTACTCTTCTTGTTAGACCGTCTAATGATGTAAAAGAAAAAATCGAAAAACTTATACTCGAATTAAAGAAAACTGAACCAAATCAATATTATTATCCTAATTCTGATATCCACATTACAGTTATGTCAATAATATCGTGTTATGATGGATTTAATATCGAAAACATTGAATTATCTAAATATATTGAATTAATCAAAAAATGTTTACCTACTAAAAAAAACATTGAAGTTAATTTTAAAGGTTTAACTGCATCAACTTCTTGTATAATGGTACAAGGATTTTTGAATAACAACTTATTAAATGAAATTAGAGATAATTTAAGATTTGAATTTAAAAAATCTGAATTGGAACAAAGTTTAGACAAAAGATATTCAATTGAAACAGCACACTCAACAATAGTTCGATTTAGAAATCAATTAAATAAAAAAGAGAGTTTTTTAAAAATAATTGAAGACTATGTTGACTTCGATTTTGGAACTTTTGAGATTACAAAAATTGAACTTGTTTATAACGATTGGTATCAAAGAAAAAAACTTGTAAAGAAATTATACGAATTCGAAATATAA
- a CDS encoding AraC family transcriptional regulator, with protein sequence MEHFKTLASYLDYLKLPRPEHPMLSIFNSNGEGYLPCPRESSPPITNDCYSISLKKYVEGDLNYGRTKYDFTNGALIFIAPRQILQWDNSVVFEQKGFSINFHEDFIKGTDLAQQIKKYGFFSYSVNEALHLSPKEEKQIESIVANIEIEYQNNQDVFSKEIIISQLNTLLKYANRFYERQFLNRIEISNNLLEQFNKHLTEYFESGQLQEKGIPSIEHIAGKMYISQRYLSDTLKKETGKTTTEHLHLHLIDEAKNILLQPNKSISEVAYELGFEYPPYFSRLFKKKEGISPTEYREKYKLN encoded by the coding sequence ATGGAACATTTTAAAACATTAGCATCGTATTTGGATTATTTAAAACTACCGAGACCTGAACATCCTATGTTGAGTATTTTTAATTCAAATGGTGAAGGTTATCTACCTTGTCCGAGAGAAAGTTCGCCACCAATTACAAATGATTGCTATTCGATTAGTTTAAAAAAATATGTAGAAGGAGATTTAAACTATGGTAGAACAAAGTATGATTTTACCAATGGCGCTTTGATTTTCATTGCACCAAGGCAAATTCTACAATGGGATAATAGTGTAGTTTTTGAGCAGAAAGGGTTTTCAATAAACTTTCACGAAGATTTTATAAAAGGAACAGATTTAGCCCAACAAATTAAAAAATATGGTTTCTTTTCCTATTCAGTAAATGAAGCATTACATCTTTCGCCAAAAGAAGAAAAGCAAATAGAATCGATAGTTGCTAATATTGAAATTGAATATCAAAATAATCAAGATGTCTTCAGTAAAGAAATTATTATTTCTCAATTAAACACGTTGTTAAAATATGCAAATCGTTTCTATGAAAGGCAGTTTTTAAATAGAATAGAAATATCCAATAATTTGTTAGAGCAATTCAATAAGCATTTAACGGAATATTTTGAATCTGGACAATTGCAAGAAAAAGGTATTCCTAGTATAGAACACATCGCTGGTAAAATGTATATTTCACAACGTTACTTAAGTGACACTTTAAAAAAAGAAACAGGTAAAACTACAACCGAACATTTACACTTACACTTAATAGATGAGGCGAAAAATATACTATTACAACCAAATAAAAGTATTTCAGAAGTGGCTTACGAATTAGGATTTGAATATCCACCCTATTTTTCGAGACTATTCAAAAAGAAAGAAGGAATAAGTCCAACTGAATACAGAGAAAAATATAAACTAAATTAA
- a CDS encoding SDR family oxidoreductase yields the protein MNTNQFGKKGWTPDRIGDLCGKTFVITGTTSGTGFEAAKILLSKGAKVVMLNRNQNKAEDTIKTLKQELGNQIDVLAIKMDLAEQASVKKAAEEVLKIIPQIDALICNAAIAQVPKQKLTTDGWESQMGTNYYGNFTLQALLFPLIEKSKGRIVTVGSLGYDMGIKTIKFDDLNWDKDYTPNNAYSQSKLAQIMTIYELQDRLNKAGKSDVKAYACHPGSSRTNLINTSGSFMMKFIFNLMKLSPLTQSAEKGAYPKLMCATESNLDQSCFYGPTGRSNWTGPVGAHKIEPHAKDKVVAKKLWELTEKETGVKWNF from the coding sequence ATGAATACAAATCAATTTGGCAAAAAAGGTTGGACACCAGACAGAATTGGAGATTTATGTGGTAAAACATTCGTCATTACAGGCACTACAAGTGGAACAGGTTTTGAAGCTGCAAAAATATTGCTATCAAAAGGAGCGAAAGTTGTAATGCTAAATAGAAACCAAAATAAAGCAGAAGACACAATCAAAACTTTAAAGCAAGAACTTGGAAATCAGATAGACGTTTTAGCTATAAAAATGGATTTGGCAGAACAAGCTTCTGTAAAAAAAGCAGCTGAAGAAGTTCTAAAAATAATTCCTCAAATTGATGCATTAATTTGCAATGCTGCAATTGCCCAAGTACCTAAACAAAAACTAACAACTGACGGTTGGGAAAGTCAAATGGGAACGAATTACTATGGGAATTTTACACTTCAAGCTTTACTATTCCCTCTCATTGAAAAATCTAAAGGACGAATTGTAACGGTAGGAAGTCTGGGATATGATATGGGAATTAAAACAATCAAATTTGATGATTTGAATTGGGATAAAGATTACACGCCTAATAATGCATATAGTCAAAGTAAACTGGCACAGATTATGACTATCTATGAACTACAGGATAGATTGAACAAAGCAGGCAAATCAGATGTTAAAGCATATGCTTGTCATCCTGGTTCTTCAAGAACAAACCTTATAAATACAAGTGGTAGTTTTATGATGAAATTCATCTTTAATCTAATGAAATTATCGCCATTAACACAATCGGCTGAAAAAGGTGCCTATCCGAAATTGATGTGTGCTACAGAATCAAATTTAGACCAGAGTTGTTTTTACGGACCTACAGGAAGAAGCAATTGGACTGGTCCTGTTGGAGCACATAAAATAGAACCACACGCCAAAGATAAAGTGGTTGCTAAAAAATTATGGGAACTTACAGAAAAAGAAACCGGTGTAAAATGGAATTTTTAA
- a CDS encoding endonuclease/exonuclease/phosphatase family protein, with protein sequence MKTFYFLITIILICSCKPIEIEDFSGDSDITVMSFNLRYDEPADEENQWENRKESCLTMLNEVKPTVFGIQEGLHNQVSYLDNNLQNYSYVGVGRDDGHSGGEYAAIFYDTTTVELLNNGDFWLSETPEYPSLGWDANNIRICTWGKFRDIDKDKEFYLFNTHFDHKGKTAQGESSKLIVQKIEEITESDLPVFITGDFNMLIGNSRLEPIRNNYFSAQRFAERSDDNKSYNAFGLGIISRNIDFIFYNRSKAVSYKTLVKNYGVSYISDHYPIITHFKFQ encoded by the coding sequence ATGAAAACATTTTACTTTTTAATAACTATAATACTAATTTGTAGTTGTAAACCAATTGAAATTGAAGATTTTTCAGGTGATTCAGATATAACTGTAATGTCTTTCAATTTACGCTATGATGAACCTGCTGATGAAGAAAATCAATGGGAAAACAGAAAAGAATCTTGTTTAACAATGTTAAACGAAGTAAAACCAACAGTATTTGGTATTCAAGAAGGTTTACATAATCAAGTATCCTATTTAGATAATAACTTACAAAACTATAGTTATGTTGGAGTTGGAAGGGATGATGGCCATTCTGGAGGCGAATATGCTGCTATTTTTTATGATACAACAACAGTTGAACTTCTTAACAATGGAGATTTTTGGCTAAGTGAAACTCCTGAATACCCTTCATTAGGATGGGATGCAAACAATATAAGGATATGTACTTGGGGAAAATTTAGAGATATTGATAAAGATAAAGAATTTTATTTATTCAATACACATTTTGATCATAAAGGTAAAACTGCCCAAGGAGAATCAAGCAAGTTAATAGTTCAGAAAATTGAAGAAATTACAGAATCTGATTTACCTGTTTTTATTACTGGAGATTTTAATATGCTCATAGGTAATTCTCGTTTAGAACCAATTAGAAACAATTATTTTAGTGCTCAGCGATTTGCAGAACGAAGTGATGATAATAAATCTTACAATGCTTTTGGCTTAGGTATTATTAGTAGAAATATTGATTTTATATTTTATAATAGATCAAAAGCTGTTTCGTATAAAACCCTAGTAAAAAATTATGGGGTATCTTATATATCTGACCATTACCCAATTATTACTCATTTTAAATTTCAATAA
- a CDS encoding alpha/beta fold hydrolase has translation MKKILIIILLFISVLTFCQEKFNNEKEIENIQNYKVEEISKIIDNNITISGTLLTPKFKFDNVIVIISGTGKISQKAHNYLTEYMLKNNIGVFRFDKRGVGKSTGEYNDQAKVYTNDFLEIFSELKKSQTLENKKIGFLGHSLGGIVSLKVIEKQILPNFLIQWSAPIGKPRDLLKYQINNGIRNYDNLIIGKTANDKIKTLDYIFDLIDKNPNKTAWEIWKTAKKESKKHGINKKSFSNYLMPHKLEEARIDNTKTLENINFPTLVIIGKEDILVNPKQSKTKLDEIGNSNIEFKEMDKLNHFMTKKGTNERTNEIYNVNLNFKEYLVNWINNLKK, from the coding sequence ATGAAGAAAATCCTGATAATTATATTACTATTCATTTCAGTACTGACTTTTTGCCAAGAAAAGTTTAATAATGAAAAAGAAATTGAGAATATTCAAAACTATAAAGTTGAGGAAATATCGAAAATAATCGATAATAATATTACAATTTCCGGAACTTTATTAACACCAAAATTTAAATTTGATAACGTTATTGTAATAATTTCTGGAACAGGAAAAATATCTCAAAAAGCACACAATTACTTGACTGAATATATGTTAAAAAATAATATTGGAGTTTTTAGATTTGATAAAAGAGGCGTAGGAAAATCGACTGGAGAATATAATGATCAAGCAAAAGTTTATACAAATGATTTTCTTGAAATATTTAGCGAACTTAAAAAATCACAAACTTTAGAAAACAAAAAAATTGGCTTTTTAGGTCATAGTTTAGGCGGTATTGTTTCCCTTAAAGTAATAGAAAAACAAATATTACCAAACTTTTTAATTCAATGGTCTGCACCGATAGGAAAACCGAGAGATTTACTCAAATATCAGATAAATAACGGAATCAGAAATTATGATAATTTAATAATTGGAAAAACAGCTAATGACAAAATAAAAACATTAGACTACATCTTTGATTTAATAGATAAAAATCCAAATAAAACAGCTTGGGAAATATGGAAAACAGCAAAGAAAGAATCAAAAAAACACGGAATTAATAAAAAATCATTCAGTAATTACCTTATGCCTCATAAATTAGAAGAAGCCAGAATAGATAATACAAAAACTTTAGAGAATATTAATTTTCCGACTTTAGTAATTATTGGAAAAGAAGATATTTTAGTTAACCCAAAACAGAGCAAAACAAAATTAGATGAAATTGGAAATTCAAATATTGAATTTAAAGAAATGGATAAATTAAATCACTTTATGACTAAAAAAGGAACTAACGAAAGAACAAATGAAATTTATAATGTAAATTTAAATTTTAAAGAGTATTTAGTGAATTGGATAAACAATCTGAAAAAATAA
- a CDS encoding Crp/Fnr family transcriptional regulator, which produces MTFKEYLIKKYNKETYDLFLENFETKRYSKEHIITNYEEVEKYCYFIEKGIIEAEISNNKNEFLIDILFEGEICTSFISFYNGLPSDILLRCTSDTILTKIPLHFIKSSKNPLIINFLQNESMRYTMKRIQREKDFFILSTKERYLKILKNNQELINRIPLYKLAKYLKVSPERLSRIRKEIS; this is translated from the coding sequence ATGACATTTAAAGAATATCTAATAAAAAAATACAACAAAGAAACATATGATTTATTTCTTGAGAATTTTGAAACTAAAAGATATTCAAAAGAACATATAATTACGAACTATGAAGAAGTTGAAAAATACTGCTACTTTATTGAAAAAGGCATTATAGAAGCAGAAATTTCAAATAATAAAAACGAATTTTTAATCGATATTTTATTTGAAGGAGAAATTTGTACATCATTTATCTCATTTTACAATGGTTTACCTTCAGATATTCTTTTAAGATGTACCTCAGATACTATTTTAACAAAAATCCCTTTACACTTTATAAAATCTAGTAAGAATCCTTTAATTATAAATTTTCTACAAAATGAATCTATGCGTTATACTATGAAGAGAATTCAAAGAGAGAAAGATTTTTTCATACTATCTACAAAAGAAAGGTATCTTAAAATTTTAAAAAACAATCAAGAACTTATTAATAGAATTCCATTGTATAAATTGGCTAAATACTTAAAAGTTTCTCCTGAACGATTAAGTAGGATTAGAAAAGAAATTTCTTGA
- a CDS encoding GNAT family N-acetyltransferase, protein MEIRKVSIQDIENLKEIAKRTFIETYSLVNSKENMTNYLENKFSTEELKTELNDINSEFYFSEFEGKIIGYLKVNIRQSQSVIKDKNALEIERIYVLKEFYGKKVGQNLYKKAIKLAKEKNAEFVWLSVWEKNPRAIRFYEKNGFVPFDKHIFKLGNDEQSDILMKLELNKEKQ, encoded by the coding sequence ATGGAAATTAGAAAAGTAAGCATTCAAGATATTGAAAATTTAAAAGAGATAGCAAAACGAACTTTTATAGAGACATATTCTTTAGTAAATAGCAAAGAAAATATGACAAATTATTTGGAAAACAAATTTTCTACAGAAGAGCTTAAGACAGAACTTAATGATATAAATTCTGAATTTTATTTTAGTGAATTTGAAGGAAAAATAATTGGATATTTAAAAGTAAATATAAGACAATCTCAATCTGTTATTAAGGATAAAAATGCACTCGAAATAGAGCGGATTTACGTGCTAAAAGAATTTTACGGAAAAAAAGTTGGACAAAACCTTTACAAAAAAGCTATTAAATTGGCGAAAGAGAAAAATGCGGAATTTGTTTGGTTATCTGTTTGGGAGAAAAATCCAAGAGCAATTCGATTTTATGAAAAAAATGGATTTGTGCCATTTGACAAACACATTTTTAAACTTGGAAATGACGAACAGTCTGACATATTGATGAAATTAGAGCTGAATAAAGAAAAGCAATAG